Genomic segment of bacterium:
CTGCGCCCCACCCACCAGGAGTGTCAGCGCCAGCACCGCAGTGACATGTCGTGCCGTCATCAGCACTCATTTAACACACTTTTGCATGTATCCGCTCGCCCATGCCTGATCAGACTTAATGGCGGGGTCTAGCTCTTCTTGCGGGCCGGGGCGGGGGTCCGCTTCCCTACCCCATTCCCCGACGCTTTGCTGGCAGGACGTTCGGTGGGCTTCGCGGGGGCCTTGCTGGCCGCTTTTGTTGCGGTTTTCGCGACGGGCTTGCCGGTCGCTTTTGCTGCGGACTTCGCGGCGGGTTTCGCGGGGGCAGGCTTCGGTGGTGGCACCACTTTCGCCGCAGGTTGGGCCGGTGCGATAGGACCTGTCGCCCGGACCCGTCCAGGCTTCTTGCCGGTCCCGAGTTCCGCGAAGTCCTTCATCGACAACGCGACCTGCAGGACCTCTTCCACCCGGGTCACCGGGTAGATCGTGAGGTGCTGCAGCACTTCGGGGTCGACTTCCCGCAGATGGAGCTCGTTGTCCTTGGGGATGATGGCGGTTTTGAGGCGTCCCCGGACCGCCGCCAGGAGCTTTTCCTTCAGGCCGCCGATGGGGAGGACATCGCCCCGGAGATTGACCTCGCCGGTCATGGCAACATCTTTGTCCACCGGGTGCCCGGTGAGAAGACTGGTGAGGGCGGTGACCATCGTGACGCCAGCAGATGGGCCATCTTTCGGGGTCGCTCCGGCGGGGACATGGACATGGATGTCGTGCCCCTGGAAGACTTTGGGATCAATGCCGAGGCGCTCGGCGTTGGCGCGAATCCAGCTCAGGGCTGCCTGTGCCGACTCCTGCATCACGTTCCCCAGCTGCCCGGTAAGAATCAGCTTGCCCCGTCCCTCCATCATGGTGGCTTCCACCTGGAGGATGGTGCCGCCGACAGAGGTCCAGGCGAGGCCTGTGGCGACCCCCACCTGGCGCTTTTTCTCGAAAGCCTTTTCGGGGAACTTGGGGATGCCGAGGAAGTCCTCGAGATTTTTCTCCGTGATGGAGAAGGGTCCCTTTTCGCCACTCGCCTTGCGATAGGCGGCCTTACGACAAAGGCTGGCAATGGTCCGCTCGAGATTGCGGACCCCGGCTTCCCGGGTCCACTCCTCGATCATGCGCTGATACGCCTTGTCCGCGACTTTCAGGTCGGTCTTTTTCAGGCCGTGATTTTCCAGCTGCTTCGGCAGCAGATGCTGCTTCGCGATTTGGGTCTTTTCATTTTCGGTGTAGGACGACAGCTCGATGACTTCCATGCGGTCCCGCAGAGGGGCCGGGATGGGGTCGAGCATGTTGGCCGTGGCAATGAAGAGGACATTGCTCAGATCGAAGGGGAGTTCGAGATAGTGGTCGGAGAAGGTGGAGTTCTGCTCCGGGTCCAGGACCTCCAGCAGGGCGGAGGTGGGGTCGCCCCGGAAGTCCATCCCGACCTTGTCGATTTCATCGAGGATGAAGACCGGGTTCTTGGTACTGGCGGTCCGGATCCCCTGAATGACCCGTCCGGGCATGGCCCCGACGTAGGTCCGACGATGCCCGCGAATCTCCGCTTCATCGCGGACTCCCCCGAGGGACATCCGGACAAACTTGCGTCCGAGGGCTTCCGCAACGGAACGTCCGAGAGAGGTTTTGCCCACACCGGGCGGTCCGACCAGGCAAAGGATCGGGCCTTTCATGTCGGCCTTGAGCTTCTTGACCGAGAGGTACTCCAGGAGCCGCTCCTTCACGGTATCGAGGCTGTAGTGATCCGCATCGAGGACGGCCTTGACATGACTGATGTCGAGATTGTCTTCCGTGACTCGCTCCCAGGGGAGGGCGATGAGGGTGTCGAGGTAGGTCCGGACCACCCCGGACTCAGCGGAGTCGGGATGGAGCCGCTTGAGGCGATCGAGCTCGTGGAGCGCCTTCTTTTCGCCATCTTCCGGCATCTGCGCTGCTTTGATCTTCTCGCGGTACTCCTCGATCTCCTGCTCGCGCTCGTCGCCCTCGCCGAGCTCGCCCTGGATCGCCTTGAGCTGTTCGCGCAGGATGAATTCGCGATGAGCCTTGGAGAGTTCCTGTTGCGCCTTGTCCTGGATCCGGCTGGAGACCGACAGGACCTCGACCTCCTTCACCAGGAGATTGACGATCTTCTTCAGGCGTTCTTCGGGATCGATGATCTCCAGGACATCCTGTTTGTCCTGGGTCGGGATATCGAGATTGGTGGTCACCATGTCCGCGAGCATCCCGGGCTGCTCGATCCGCTCGGCGGCCTGCATCATGTCGGGGGAGATGTGCTTGGACATGGACCCGAGCTTTTTGAACTGCTCGAGGACCGTCTTCATCAGCGCTTCGACCGTCACGCCGGTGACTTCCGGCTCGGTGAGCTCTTCCAGGTGCGCTTTGAGCCAGGGGTCGGTATGGACCCACGAGGCAAAGCGGACCCGGGCAAGGCCCTGCACGAGAATCCGCACTTCGCTCTCGAGGCGGGCCATCCGCAGGACCACCGAGAGAGTCCCGATCTCATAGAGATCCTCAGGCATCGGATTCTCGACCCCGGGATTCTTTTGGGTGACCAGGACCACTTTGCGGTCCTTCTCCAGCGCTTCTTCCAGCGCGGCCACTGAGGCCTGACGTCCGACCGAAATCGGCACCACCAGATAGGGGAAAATCACCAGGTCCCGCAGGGGAATCACCGGACATTGCGCCGGCACCTCGACATCCCCTTCCTGGGGGTTGTCCGAGATCGGGGGGGTCGCAGGTCCGGCCGGCCGATCGGCGGGACTATCGGGCGAGTCAGCGCCCAGACGCATGAGCAGTTCTCCTTTGTTCAGCCCCGGCAGGACTGTTGGGGAGCGAGTATAGCACCCGCTTTTAATGCGCCTTAGCGAGATTTTGCCGGACTGAAAGGTCCCGCGATGCAACCTTTGGCGTTGATGGGGCATCCCAGTCAGCAGAGAAAGCGTGCGCTGACGGTTGCCCGTCACTCGGCGCTTACCCACGACTACATGACCCCGACTGGAGCCCGCTGCCCTATGTCCCACTTCCCGCAACGCCTCCGACCCGCCACGTCTGGCCTGATGAGCCGGCGTATGTCGGTGGCTCTGCTGCTGGTGGGAGTCGCACTGCTGCAGCTTGGCTGCTTCACGCCGGTGGCGAAACACCAGTATGGGCCGTCGTTGAGCGAGCAGCCTGCGGCGACTCTCGAAAAGAGTCAGGCCGCCGGGATCGCCGCCCAGCGGGAAGAGCGACTTGCCGCCGGGACGGATCAGCGGGGCGGGTTTGGGACTGTCCCCCTGGCGGCGCATTTTCTGGGGGATGTAAACAGCGCCGTGCAGGAGGCGCAGTCATCGGGGATACGGCAACGGATTTTTGTCCTGATCACCGATGGGCAATGCCAGGAGTGTGAACGTTGGGAAAAGATTCTGACTTCCGATGTCATCCTCCGGGAGAAGCAGCGGGGGTGGATCTTTGTCCGGGCGGATGTGACGGTGAATCCGAAGGTGCTGGACCGGTACAAGCTGACGGTGGATGATCTGCCGGTGGGGCTGGTCGTGAGCGACCGGGGGAACGAGAACTACCGGTATGTGAAAGCGCCGTCGAGTGTCGAGGTGATGCACCAGTGGCTCCGCGACCGCTGGTGAGAATCTCGCCACCTTAATCAGCAAAGAGTTATCCGTCTGATTCGCAATGGCACTTGACGTGTGTGTGTGTGTGTGTGTGTGTGTTACTTTGAGGGCATGGCTACTCCATGGACGAAATCTTTCTGCACCTTGGCGCTAACTTGCGCTATGTGGGTGGCCATGGGAGCCATGCCCAACATGAGTGCAACAAATGCCAGCCCAATGGCTGGATGGTGTCTCTGCCATGGCTGCCTTCTTCATGAGGATCCCGTGCTGTCGTATGAAGTGGATACATGCCCGAACCTGCATATCTTCTGCTGGGGCGTGCCGATTCCAGTACCGATCACTGTTTTGTGTACCGTCAGATTTAGAGAGAATATTTACTCCTTTACTGGCTCCGCGCACGAGCAGGACGGTGATTGCCAGGACCAGGGTATGGTGGAGTGCGGCAAGCTCCACCCACGCCGGTGCAGAGAATTCCTGGGAGTCGACTGCAGTGCAGACATCTCTGTGGAAGTGCTGGATGAACTGATCGGGCTATTCCCGGGATGCGACCTCCCAGGAAATCTGATACAGATCCGCGAAGCCTGCGAGATTACAGTGCGCCAGCGTTGGGAGGGTCCGCCAGTCTGTTCAGATGCCATCGCATGCGACCAGTCGGAGGGCTGCCCCTGATGCGTCGTATTCTCCCACTACTGCAGGCGTCAC
This window contains:
- the lon1 gene encoding Lon protease 1 is translated as MRLGADSPDSPADRPAGPATPPISDNPQEGDVEVPAQCPVIPLRDLVIFPYLVVPISVGRQASVAALEEALEKDRKVVLVTQKNPGVENPMPEDLYEIGTLSVVLRMARLESEVRILVQGLARVRFASWVHTDPWLKAHLEELTEPEVTGVTVEALMKTVLEQFKKLGSMSKHISPDMMQAAERIEQPGMLADMVTTNLDIPTQDKQDVLEIIDPEERLKKIVNLLVKEVEVLSVSSRIQDKAQQELSKAHREFILREQLKAIQGELGEGDEREQEIEEYREKIKAAQMPEDGEKKALHELDRLKRLHPDSAESGVVRTYLDTLIALPWERVTEDNLDISHVKAVLDADHYSLDTVKERLLEYLSVKKLKADMKGPILCLVGPPGVGKTSLGRSVAEALGRKFVRMSLGGVRDEAEIRGHRRTYVGAMPGRVIQGIRTASTKNPVFILDEIDKVGMDFRGDPTSALLEVLDPEQNSTFSDHYLELPFDLSNVLFIATANMLDPIPAPLRDRMEVIELSSYTENEKTQIAKQHLLPKQLENHGLKKTDLKVADKAYQRMIEEWTREAGVRNLERTIASLCRKAAYRKASGEKGPFSITEKNLEDFLGIPKFPEKAFEKKRQVGVATGLAWTSVGGTILQVEATMMEGRGKLILTGQLGNVMQESAQAALSWIRANAERLGIDPKVFQGHDIHVHVPAGATPKDGPSAGVTMVTALTSLLTGHPVDKDVAMTGEVNLRGDVLPIGGLKEKLLAAVRGRLKTAIIPKDNELHLREVDPEVLQHLTIYPVTRVEEVLQVALSMKDFAELGTGKKPGRVRATGPIAPAQPAAKVVPPPKPAPAKPAAKSAAKATGKPVAKTATKAASKAPAKPTERPASKASGNGVGKRTPAPARKKS